A genome region from Solanum pennellii chromosome 12, SPENNV200 includes the following:
- the LOC107007552 gene encoding uncharacterized protein LOC107007552 translates to MASQEYLNKMQVRQNYRNLWHTDLMSTIQADTPYCCFALWCAPCASYLLRKRALYGDMTRYTCCAGYMPCSGRCGESRCPEFCLATEVFLCFGNSVASTRFMLQDEFNIQTTRCDNCIIGFMFCLQQIACIFSIVAMIVGSEEIQEASQLLSCLSDMVYCTVCACMQTQHKVEMDKRDGKFGPQPMAVPPVQHMSRLDQPYPPTVGYPPPAYGQPPPQQAYPAPPQQAYPAPGYPPAGYPPTGYPASGYPPPGYQK, encoded by the exons ATGGCGTCGCAAGAGTATTTGAACAAGATGCAGGTTCGACAGAATTATCGCAACCTTTGGCACACTGATCTTATGAGCACAATCCAAGCTGATACTCCTT ATTGCTGCTTTGCTTTGTGGTG TGCACCATGTGCATCATATTTGCTTCGGAAACGAGCTCTCTATGGTGATATGACAAG GTACACATGCTGTGCGGGTTATATGCCCTGCAGTGGTCGTTGTGGAGAAAGTCGTTGTCCTGAGTTTTGTTTAGCAACTGAG GTTTTTCTCTGCTTTGGAAATTCAGTGGCTTCCACCCGCTTCATGTTGCAAGATGAGTTCAACATACAAACAACGCGATGTGATAATTGCATTATT GGTTTCATGTTCTGCCTCCAACAAATTGCTTGCATATTTTCAATTGTTGCTATGATTGTTGGAAGTGAGGAGATCCAGGAAGCTTCTCAGCTGCTGTCATGTTTGTCTGACATGGTCTACTGCAC GGTTTGTGCCTGTATGCAG ACACAACACAAGGTTGAAATGGACAAGAGAGATGGCAAGTTCGGTCCTCAACCAATGGCAGTGCCACCCGTGCAGCATATGTCACGACTAGATCAGCCTTACCCACCAACTGTTGGATATCCTCCTCCAGCTTATGGTCAACCACCTCCACAACAAGCTTATCCAGCTCCTCCACAACAAGCTTACCCAGCTCCAGGCTATCCGCCTGCTGGCTATCCACCCACGGGCTATCCTGCCTCTGGTTATCCACCTCCTGGCTATCAGAAGTGA
- the LOC107006548 gene encoding probable E3 ubiquitin-protein ligase RHG1A codes for MSNSRSSPDYNQNSQFMFVNSRTIGSRSRGSPYDRFYRRQQHDQPFVLGLQATITPHSDGITVINVSSRDLVERALRQQHVPDYYNGGSSQNLSDDSQPESESLLEYFKTRIQRVADGVNNPTEIKEICAICQAEFEHEECIGTLGCGHEYHTGCIKQWLLRKKDCPICRASVLPSNT; via the coding sequence ATGAGTAACTCTCGTTCTTCTCCAGATTATAATCAAAATTCGCAATTTATGTTTGTGAATTCGCGTACAATTGGAAGTAGAAGTAGGGGATCACCCTATGATCGTTTTTACAGAAGACAACAACACGATCAACCTTTCGTTTTGGGATTACAAGCCACAATTACTCCACACAGTGACGGAATTACAGTTATTAACGTCAGTAGTCGTGATTTAGTGGAAAGGGCCTTAAGGCAGCAGCATGTACCAGACTATTACAATGGCGGATCATCACAAAATTTATCAGATGATTCTCAACCAGAAAGTGAATCATTATTGGAGTATTttaaaacaagaattcaacGTGTTGCTGATGGAGTAAATAATCCAACAGAAATTAAAGAGATTTGTGCCATATGTCAAGCGGAATTCGAGCATGAAGAGTGCATCGGGACACTTGGGTGCGGACATGAATATCATACAGGCTGCATCAAACAATGgttgttgaggaaaaaagatTGTCCCATATGTCGAGCTTCTGTTTTGCCCTCAAATACATAG
- the LOC107007234 gene encoding probable aquaporin PIP-type pTOM75: MAENKEEDVNLGANKYRETQPLGTAAQTDKDYKEPPPAPLFEPGELSSWSFYRAGIAEFMATFLFLYITILTVMGLKRSDSLCSSVGVQGVAWAFGGMIFALVYCTAGISGGHINPAVTFGLFLARKLSLTRAVFYIVMQCLGAICGAGVVKGFMVGPYERLGGGANVVNPGYTKGDGLGAEIIGTFVLVYTVFSATDAKRSARDSHVPILAPLPIGFAVFLVHLATIPITGTGINPARSLGAAIIFNKDQAWDDHWIFWVGPFIGAALAAVYHQIIIRAIPFKSSRS; this comes from the exons atggcaGAGAACAAAGAAGAAGATGTTAATCTTGGAGCAAACAAGTACAGAGAAACTCAGCCATTGGGGACAGCAGCTCAAACAGACAAGGATTACAAAGAGCCACCACCAGCTCCTCTGTTTGAACCAGGGGAATTGTCATCATGGTCTTTTTACAGAGCTGGAATTGCTGAGTTTATGGCTACTTTCTTGTTTTTGTACATAACAATCTTGACTGTTATGGGGCTCAAAAGGTCTGATAGTTTGTGTTCTTCTGTGGGTGTTCAAGGAGTTGCTTGGGCTTTTGGTGGTATGATCTTTGCTTTGGTTTACTGTACTGCTGGTATCTCAG GAGGACACATTAATCCAGCTGTGACATTTGGTTTGTTCTTGGCAAGGAAGTTGTCATTAACAAGGGCAGTGTTTTATATAGTGATGCAGTGTCTTGGTGCTATCTGTGGTGCTGGTGTTGTGAAGGGTTTTATGGTTGGACCCTATGAGAGACTTGGTGGTGGTGCTAATGTTGTTAATCCTGGTTACACCAAAGGTGATGGACTTGGTGCTGAGATTATTGGTACTTTTGTCCTTGTTTACACTGTTTTCTCTGCAACTGATGCCAAAAGAAGTGCTAGAGACTCGCATGTTCCT ATTTTGGCACCTCTTCCAATTGGATTCGCGGTGTTCTTGGTTCATTTGGCTACCATTCCAATCACCGGAACTGGTATCAACCCCGCAAGGAGTCTTGGAGCTGCTATCATCTTTAACAAAGACCAGGCATGGGATGACCAC TGGATTTTCTGGGTTGGACCATTCATTGGAGCAGCTCTTGCTGCAGTTTACCATCAGATAATCATCAGAGCTATTCCATTCAAGAGCAGCAGGTCTTGA
- the LOC107005688 gene encoding probable glutathione peroxidase 8 isoform X1, with amino-acid sequence MAGQPEKKPESIYDFTLKDAKGNDVDLSTYKGKVLLIVNVASKCGLTDSNYKDLNHLYEKYKDQGLEILAFPCNQFGAQEPGSNDEIVEFACTRFKSEFPIFDKIEVNGENTSPLYKFLKSAKWGLLGDNIQWNFAKFLVDKNGQVSDRYYPTTSPLSMERDIKVLLGIE; translated from the exons ATGGCCGGTCAACCGGAGAAGAAGCCAGAATCTATCTATGACTTTACTCTAAAG GATGCAAAGGGAAATGATGTTGATCTTAGTACCTACAAAGGAAAGGTCTTGCTTATCGTGAATGTTGCATCCAAATG CGGTTTGACTGATTCAAACTACAAAGATCTCAACCATTTATATGAGAAGTACAAAGATCAAG GCCTGGAAATTTTGGCATTTCCTTGCAATCAATTTGGTGCACAAGAACCAGGGAGCAACGATGAGATCGTAGAATTTGCTTGTACGCGTTTCAAGTCAGAGTTCCCCATCTTTGACAAG ATTGAAGTGAACGGCGAAAACACATCTCCTCTTTATAAGTTCTTGAAATCAGCCAAGTGGGGATTACTTGGAGATAATATTCAGTGGAATTTCGCTAAGTTCCTCGTTGATAAGAATGGCCAAGTTTCTGATCGCTATTATCCTACCACATCTCCTCTTTCAATGGAG AGGGACATAAAAGTGCTGTTGGGAATTGAGTAG
- the LOC107006546 gene encoding E3 ubiquitin ligase BIG BROTHER-related-like produces the protein MSYSHSSPDYNQNSQFMFVNSRTSRRSPYDRFSRRRQHDHPFVLGLQATITPHSRGITIINVSSRDLVERALRQQHVADYYNGGSSQNSLDDSQPESELLFDDQETYTEEKKDDAGYFKTRIHRVADGVNNQIESKEICAICQAEFEHEESIGTLGCGHEYHTSCIKQWLLRKKDCPMCRASVLPLKHSI, from the coding sequence ATGAGTTACTCTCATTCTTCTCCAGATTATAATCAAAATTCGCAATTTATGTTTGTGAATTCGCGTACAAGTAGACGATCCCCCTATGATCGTTTTTCCAGAAGACGACAACACGATCATCCTTTCGTTTTGGGATTACAAGCCACAATTACTCCACACAGTCGCGGAATTACAATTATTAACGTCAGTAGTCGTGATTTAGTGGAAAGGGCATTAAGGCAGCAGCATGTAGCAGACTATTACAATGGCGGATCATCACAAAATTCGTTAGATGATTCTCAGCCAGAAAGTGAACTACTGTTTGATGATCAAGAGACTTATACGGAGGAGAAAAAGGACGATGCTGGGTACTTTAAAACAAGAATTCATCGTGTTGCTGATGGTGTAAATAATCAGATAGAAAGTAAAGAGATTTGTGCCATATGTCAAGCGGAATTTGAGCATGAAGAGTCCATTGGGACACTTGGGTGCGGACATGAATATCATACGAGCTGCATCAAACAATGGTTGCTGAGGAAGAAAGATTGTCCCATGTGTCGAGCTTCTGTTTTGCCCTTAAAACATAGCATATAG